The genome window ACCAGATCTACGGCTTCCCCGCCACGGACGGCCCGGACGGCGGTTTCAAGCTCGGTTTCTTCCGCAACGGCTCCCCCACCACCGCTGACACCATCGACCGGACGGTGTACGATCATGAGGTCGAGGAGATGCGCGCCCGCGCACTGGAACTGTTCCCCGCGCTGACCGGACCCCTGGTGCAGGCGAAGACCTGCCTGTACTCGGTGACCCCGGACGAGCATTTCGTCGTCGGTCCGCACCCGGACCACCCGCAGGTCATCGTCGCCTGTGGCTTCAGCGGGCACGGGTTCAAGTTTGTCCCGGTCATCGGCGAGATCCTCGCCGACCTGGCGATCGACGGCACCACCCGGCACAACATCGATCTCTTCGACCCGTCGCGGTTCCGGGCGTGACACCGCCCCCGCGGTCAGCGCCAGCGTCCGGCCGAGGACGCCAGCGCGGCCAGTCGCGCCGCCATCCGGGCGAAATCCTCCGGCCGGAGCCGGTGGTTCGGGCCGGTCACGGTCAGTGCCGCTTCCAGGGTTCCGTCCGGCAGCCGCAGCGGCACCGCCACCGCGGTGATGTGCTCCTCCCATTCCTCATCGGAGACGGCCCAACCCCGGTCACGGACCTGTGCCAGTTCCGCGCTCAGGGCGTCGGCGGTGACGATGGTGCGGTCGGTGTAACGGCCGAGATCACGGCAGGCTTTGCGGGTCGCCGCAGCATCCTCCGCGAGCAGCAGCTTGCCCGAGCTGGTCGCATGCCCGGGGGTACGACGACCCAGGTAGTGGTGCGGAGAGAGCAGGCCGGCGCCCACCGCCTGGGTGACGTTGACCGCGTAGACGTCGTCGAGGACCGCGACGTTCGCGGTTTCTCCGGTCTCCGCCGCGACCCGGTCGCACAGTGCCTGGGCCGCGCCGGAGAACCCGGCGCGGTCGGTGACGGCACCGGCCAGCCGGACCAGCCCGAAACCGAGGCTCCACTGCCCACCGGTTCCGTCCTGCTCGACCAGCCCGTGGTCGGCCAGGGTGGCGAGCAACCGGGTGGCACTGGACTTGTGGACGCCGAGATGGTCGGCGATCTCCCCGGTACCGGCCTGACCGCACGCCGCAAGCATCTCCAGTGCCGTGACGGCCCGGTCCACTGACTGCACAGACTGAGTTCCCATGCCCGGCACCGTACGCACCATGTTGCGTATGACGCAACCCGACTCCCCATAAGGAGCCACCATGGCCACCACCAGCACCACCACCAGCACTATCGACCCCGCCGCCCGGATCGTCA of Corynebacterium terpenotabidum Y-11 contains these proteins:
- a CDS encoding IclR family transcriptional regulator encodes the protein MGTQSVQSVDRAVTALEMLAACGQAGTGEIADHLGVHKSSATRLLATLADHGLVEQDGTGGQWSLGFGLVRLAGAVTDRAGFSGAAQALCDRVAAETGETANVAVLDDVYAVNVTQAVGAGLLSPHHYLGRRTPGHATSSGKLLLAEDAAATRKACRDLGRYTDRTIVTADALSAELAQVRDRGWAVSDEEWEEHITAVAVPLRLPDGTLEAALTVTGPNHRLRPEDFARMAARLAALASSAGRWR